From Paenibacillus sp. PL2-23:
TCTACGATAACGTGGCTTATGGCCCGCGCCTGCACGGAATTACGAACAAGAAGCAGCTGGATGAAATTGTAGAAACGAGCTTGAAATCCGCTGCGCTGTGGAATGAAGTGAAGGATCATCTGAAGCGTTCCGCGCTGAGCATCTCGGGCGGACAGCAGCAGCGTCTCTGTATTGCCCGCGCGCTTGCGGTCAATCCGGATATTCTGCTTATGGACGAAGCGACATCGGCGCTTGATCCTATCTCCACGCTGAAAATCGAGGAGCTGGCTCAGGAGCTGAAGGACCGTTACACGATTGTTATGGTTACGCACAACATGCATCAAGCCGCGCGCGTGTCCAACCAAACCGTATTTTTCCTCAATGGCGAGGTTGTGGAGTACTCGGATACGGAGAAGCTGTTCTCGAACCCGTCGGACCAGCGCACAGAAGATTACATCAGCGGCCGATTCGGATAAGCGGAGGGATAAGCGATATGATGACAAAACGGAAAGAATTTGATCTGGGGCTGGAGCAGCTTCATAATTTGCTTGTAGAGATGGGCGGCTTCGTGGAGCGAGCGCTTGTTCAATCCATTGATGCGCTTAAGGCTGTCGATATGGAGAAGGCCAAAGAGGTTATTGCCGAGGATCCCAAGCTGAACGCGATGGAAGAGCAGATTATGGAGATTGGCTCCAAGCTGATCGCCACTCAGCAGCCTGTAGCCAAGGATTTGCGCCGCATACTGTCGGCCTTCCGCATTGCCAGCGATTTGGAGCGTATGGGTGATTTGTCCGTTGACGTGGCCAAGGTTGTGCTGCGCTTGGAAGGACAGCTCTTGATCAAGCCGCTGATTGACCTGCCTAGAATGGCGGAAATTATTCAGACAATGACCTACGAATCTATCCAGGCGTTTGTGCAGGAGAATGTGGATCTGGCCTACAAGATGGCTAAGGACGACGATCAGGTGGATGCTCTTTACGGACAGATTACAAGAGAGCTGATGCTGCTGATGATCGAGAATCCGCGCAACATCGCTCAAGCACAGCTGCTCAGCTTCGTTGGGCGTTATATGGAACGTTTCGGCGATCATGCAACCAATATCGGGGAGAGCGTTGTCTACTTGGTAACGGGCAAAAGACCTGACTTGAATATGTAGGTATGAAGAGGGACTACTTGACTCGCTGTGCTGCGATTCCAGGAATAGTCCCTTTTTACTATCCTTTTTATTATCCGTAAGCCATTTGTCGTTATTATTTTTACTTTGCACAAACAATTGATTGGAACATATTTCACATTTCAATGTTATTGTAAATAAAAGCTCTTATCATGTGCACGTACGAGTTCATTGAGGGGATGCCCATGGGCGAAGTAGGATATGGATTACTGAATGCCGAATTGCTGAAGGCTGTCAAGCGTGTGTGGGGACGGTACCCGGTCGTCTTGCTCTTCTTGCATATTCGTCTGCCGCAAGAGAAGTTGGAGGAAGCTATGCGAGCATGGGAGAGAGAGGAGCGCGGACTGTTCTGGAAGCAGCGACTAGGTCAGGATTATGTGTTCTTCCTGACAGACGAGGCGTGCTCGGCGCAAGAAGCTGGCGAGAGCTCTGGCAAGCTGCTGAGAGCGAAGCTGGCGAAAGCCTACATAGAAGGAAATGAGCACCATGACCATCAGGGCGGATTCCATATCAGCCGCTCCATCATTACGCCGCAGCAGGGAGTCCGGGCAGAGGATATCGTCTTTCGCGCCCTACTGCAGGCATGCGAGCAGCGTTCGGTGCCTGGAGCCATGCGTCACGATCCAATGGAGTCCGCAGCGGGCAGCCTGAAGGCTGAAAGCATGCCGGATGGGGGAGAGGATCGGAGAATCGGACAGCTGGCTTCGCCAATCGCCACTGTTCCTCATTATACACATGTGTCTGAGGTGGCGAATGTGTTCGAGAGGGACGCGCTTGTACCAGGCGTTGTGGTGTTGAAGAATGGGAAGCCTGTCGGACTGTTAATGAAGGAGAAGCTCCATCAGCTGCTTGCCGGCCAGTACGGCCTGCCGCTGTATTGGAACAGGCCGGTGGAGAAGATTATGGACGCACAGGCACTCATTGTGGACGAGTCGATGCCCGTGGAGCAGGTATCACAGCTGGCTATGTCCAGAACGGATTATCGGCTGTATGATGTCGTTATATTGACAAGGAATGAGTCCCTTCTGGGGGTCGCTACAATTCGGTCGATGCTGGAGTACATCACAGCGCTTCGAACGGAGGAAGCCCGTACGGCTAATCCGCTCACAGGGCTGCCGGGGAATGAAGGCATCCATTCAGAGCTTACCCGGAAAATCAAGGCAGGCAAGCCTTTCGCTATGCTGTACGCCGACTTGGACTATTTCAAATGGTTCAACGACTGCTTCGGCTTCGGGTTAGGCGATGATCTGATCCGCTATGTCGCAAAGCTGCTGCGAACGGTTCTCTGCAAGGAGGGAAGAAGCTCAAGCTGCTTCCTGGGGCATATAGGGGGCGATGATTTTATCGCGATTCTGGACCCTCATATAGCGGAGGAGGCTTGCCGGGAGCTCATTCAACGATTTGACCAGGGAGTTGTCGATTTCTACGGCGGCGCCGAAGTGACTGAGGTTGAGGATAGACGAGGTGCTCGAATTCAGCAGGATGGGGTATCGATATCCTTGTCCATCCTGTACTGGGACGGGATCGGAGAGCTGTCTCCGGAGGTTATTTCGCGGGATGCCGCCAAGCTGAAGAAGCAAGCAAAAGCCATCAAAGGCAGCGTTTATGTTATGGAAAATATTACGGAAATGCATCGCAGAGAGGAACGAACGCAGTCGTGAAATCATTGCGCATCTATCAAAGGCCCTCATCTCACAACAGGAGCATGATGATCGGCATGAACGGTTATCTGGGTATGATTTATTTGACCTGGTCTTGGTCACATGAGCTGGAGGACAGCTCCCAGTGGCATGCCATGCGCGAGCTATGGCGAAGAACGGCGGAATGCGAGGCCGAGGATGCTTTCCGTTCAGCGGTATTGAAGCCCGTTATGTGCTGGTGGAATGACGATCTGTATTTGTCCATCCAGCTGCCTGACGGGAAGCCGAGTGTGTGGGAGAAATGGCTGCAGCAGCTGGCCCATGACGCGGGACAAAAAATAGCGGATTCCTACCTGTCTGCAGCGCGAAGCGCATTCG
This genomic window contains:
- a CDS encoding GGDEF domain-containing protein; this encodes MGEVGYGLLNAELLKAVKRVWGRYPVVLLFLHIRLPQEKLEEAMRAWEREERGLFWKQRLGQDYVFFLTDEACSAQEAGESSGKLLRAKLAKAYIEGNEHHDHQGGFHISRSIITPQQGVRAEDIVFRALLQACEQRSVPGAMRHDPMESAAGSLKAESMPDGGEDRRIGQLASPIATVPHYTHVSEVANVFERDALVPGVVVLKNGKPVGLLMKEKLHQLLAGQYGLPLYWNRPVEKIMDAQALIVDESMPVEQVSQLAMSRTDYRLYDVVILTRNESLLGVATIRSMLEYITALRTEEARTANPLTGLPGNEGIHSELTRKIKAGKPFAMLYADLDYFKWFNDCFGFGLGDDLIRYVAKLLRTVLCKEGRSSSCFLGHIGGDDFIAILDPHIAEEACRELIQRFDQGVVDFYGGAEVTEVEDRRGARIQQDGVSISLSILYWDGIGELSPEVISRDAAKLKKQAKAIKGSVYVMENITEMHRREERTQS
- the phoU gene encoding phosphate signaling complex protein PhoU; its protein translation is MTKRKEFDLGLEQLHNLLVEMGGFVERALVQSIDALKAVDMEKAKEVIAEDPKLNAMEEQIMEIGSKLIATQQPVAKDLRRILSAFRIASDLERMGDLSVDVAKVVLRLEGQLLIKPLIDLPRMAEIIQTMTYESIQAFVQENVDLAYKMAKDDDQVDALYGQITRELMLLMIENPRNIAQAQLLSFVGRYMERFGDHATNIGESVVYLVTGKRPDLNM
- the pstB gene encoding phosphate ABC transporter ATP-binding protein PstB, with the protein product METLININKLNLYYGSFHALKDVTMTIPQKAITAFIGPSGCGKSTLLRTLNRMNDMIPGTRIEGECSIGGTEIYSNEVDVETLRKKVGMVFQQPNPFPKSIYDNVAYGPRLHGITNKKQLDEIVETSLKSAALWNEVKDHLKRSALSISGGQQQRLCIARALAVNPDILLMDEATSALDPISTLKIEELAQELKDRYTIVMVTHNMHQAARVSNQTVFFLNGEVVEYSDTEKLFSNPSDQRTEDYISGRFG